GCATTTCTTTCTTGGTTTTTGCCTCAGAAATTTTGCTTTCTAGCTGGATTAGGTTACGCTTGAGTGACTCTACTTGGGTAGTTTGCTGCTCTAAGCTAGCTTTGAGGGCTCCTGAGGATTCGTTAAAAATCTTTTTCCGCTCAAGTGCTTGTCTTGCCAAGGTTTCATCACCTTTTTGCAAGGCAAGTTGGGCATTACGGTGCCACTTGTTGACTTCGTTTTGAGCGTCATTGTACTGCTTCTCAGTACGTTTTTGGGCAGCGACGGCTTGAGAAACGCCCTGACGCTGCTGTACTAAGTCTTCCTGCATTTCCAGGATAGCTTGTTCTAAAAGTTTTTCTGGATCTGCGTCTTGTTGCAAGAGTTGATTGAAACCAGCAATACCAAGACTCGTTACGCCTTCCGTAGCCGCCAGCCCCAGAGAAATGGCTTTTTTTGCGTCCATTTCACGCTTTGCGTAGTTCACTTCTGCTTTGACGAGTCGGTTAATTCGGTTAAATAGCAATCCCATAGTGATACCCGGACGTTCGTTTGTTACACCCAAGCTAAATTTGTCATATTAAATACTAAAAATGGTAAATCCACACTGAAGAAAGCGTGAAGTGATTGCGATCGCTTGCGCTGACTATGACCCCAATCCTGCGTGGCTCCACGCAGGAGGTTGTTCACTGGTGTGAAGTTCCTTCAAGAAACACATAGGAGGTGGCTTAATAAAACTGCTTCAATTCTTCTTCTAAACTCTCACCGTCTTTCCACATATCAATATGTCCATCACGAAAGAGTTTGGCAATGAATGGAGCGGGATGCTTCCGAACAAATTCCTGCATGGGTACAATAGCTTTTAGAAAAGCTTCAATCATTTGGTCTCCCGTCATGCTTTGGGAAGCAAGGACAATCATCTTAACTTTGGCACTAAAAACAGCAAATTTTTCTGAGGTGTGTTTGCCAATCTTGGCATCTTTGGTTAAGACCACCCATCCTCTTTTACCAACTTCTGGCAACCAGTCTACGTCTTGAGCGCCTTTGTGAAAGTGCTCGTCATGAACTTCAATTGAGAGACCTGAGTTGCGAAGCGTTTCTACAACACGCTTGCTCCCCAGGCATCTATCTACGAAAAAGACAATTGACTGGTATTGACTCATGCAGCTAGCAACTCGTAGCGAATAGCTTCCTCGATCGCTAGACGATCTATTTGATAATCATAAGCGAGTTCATCAATTGAATCGCCTGCTTCATATCGCTCTGTCAAAACGTCCGTAGCAATTCCTGTTCCAGCAATGACAAGGCGACCAAAAGCAATTCGCGGGTCGATGACGACAATCCGGGGGTTGTCTTCCTCATGAGAGCGAGTAAAGGGGTAAAGTTTGATAGCTAGCCCCGTGTCATCGGGTTCAATTCGTTCGAGGTGAGCATTAAGGGCATCTCTCATTTCCTCTTGTCCGCTTTTTGAAGCGTTAATCAAGGAACCGTAACGCTCGATAAATAGGTCAACACCATCAGTGCGAAATATTTCACGAGCCAAAGGGTGAGACACTTGAAATTGCTCTTCAATAAAATCAAGAGCGGAGCGCACCTTGTATAGATCGATTTTGTGCTGCTTGCGGATTGCTCGAAGGACATGAACCTCAATGAGATTGGTAAAAGAAAGGAGTCGGGGTCTGCCATTGCGGATTGGAATAAGGGGTTTGAAAAAATTAGATCCCGAAACAATCGGGTAACGCCGCCCTACTGTCCACGAACGAATTGTACCTCTTGGAATGCGTAGGTAGTGAGCAGCATCACTAATGGAATAACTCGGAATGTTTCTAGGATCTATTCCTCCATAAAGGTCTGTCATAAGCGCGGCTGCCAGAAGGGGGTACTTTCATTATTAAACATATCGCCGCGATCGCTGTTCTCTTGGCATCAGTCTTTACGTGAAATTTACTCCATGCAGCTAAATTGCATCTGAAGTGCAACAGACAGCGAACGAGTCTAAGCATCCCCTCCCAGTAAAGCCGTTGCGATCGCGTATGCAAAGTAAATACAAGGAGTAACGGGTAACTGCGATCGCTCCTTCAAAGACACCGAGGGCAGGGGGGAAAGGTTGACGGGTGAGAGGTTAAGCACTTTCTTTGCCGTCCCTTTCACCAATTTCTTCTTCAATTAGATCGGTGGGTTGGCACTCAAGCAATTCACAGAGCTTTGCGACTCTAACAAACATCTCCATCCCTTTGCCTCTCTCCCAATTTCGGATGGTGGATGGATCGACGCCAATTAAATCCGCTAATTGCTTTTGAGTCAATCCGGTTTTTTCTCTTAATTTAGCGATCCCTTTGCGAGGTGAGTCAGGCGCATTCATTGGTGGATTAAAGGCTCGAATTAGCGCCAATTCAATCTTCCTAAGCAAGCTCATCTCGACCTTTAGGTAAGAAATTTTTACACCCTCAAGTTGCATCAGCGCTTCTAGCTTGTGGTGATTGCTCCACCTATGCTTTAAGTTTTCGGATTTGCCTACGTACAAAACCGACTGGTTTTTATCCAGAACAAGATAAACAC
This genomic interval from Scytonema hofmannii PCC 7110 contains the following:
- a CDS encoding helix-turn-helix domain-containing protein, coding for MLDLENVCVERLDSVALEDRTLLPNEPCVYLVLDKNQSVLYVGKSENLKHRWSNHHKLEALMQLEGVKISYLKVEMSLLRKIELALIRAFNPPMNAPDSPRKGIAKLREKTGLTQKQLADLIGVDPSTIRNWERGKGMEMFVRVAKLCELLECQPTDLIEEEIGERDGKESA
- a CDS encoding PspA/IM30 family protein, whose translation is MGLLFNRINRLVKAEVNYAKREMDAKKAISLGLAATEGVTSLGIAGFNQLLQQDADPEKLLEQAILEMQEDLVQQRQGVSQAVAAQKRTEKQYNDAQNEVNKWHRNAQLALQKGDETLARQALERKKIFNESSGALKASLEQQTTQVESLKRNLIQLESKISEAKTKKEMLKARVTAAKAQEQLQGMVRGMNTSSAMAAFERMEEKVLMQEARAQSAAELAGADLEARFAELEPSVDVDDELAALKAQMTLPGASLAQQTLPQQSTTPNTKTGNDEVIDTELESLRRQLDQL
- a CDS encoding DUF433 domain-containing protein — translated: MTDLYGGIDPRNIPSYSISDAAHYLRIPRGTIRSWTVGRRYPIVSGSNFFKPLIPIRNGRPRLLSFTNLIEVHVLRAIRKQHKIDLYKVRSALDFIEEQFQVSHPLAREIFRTDGVDLFIERYGSLINASKSGQEEMRDALNAHLERIEPDDTGLAIKLYPFTRSHEEDNPRIVVIDPRIAFGRLVIAGTGIATDVLTERYEAGDSIDELAYDYQIDRLAIEEAIRYELLAA